In the Clavelina lepadiformis chromosome 8, kaClaLepa1.1, whole genome shotgun sequence genome, one interval contains:
- the LOC143468216 gene encoding exocyst complex component 1-like isoform X2: MSAIKHALQRDVFTPIGERLLGVVHTAKASGKKKKSSFLCASVTIERPVAVYISKIKKQEKGESYKKQKVWQLKELKVVNGKEDKDNTEFDLQFEKNFKWSATSVAEKQTFLSCLWKLCHRYLPRPQKPAFVNVSQSLLEVSVTGSEDSRGNVAAVGPDEDALEDYQALTEQEELDLEKMISECEYAISDAEAFATSLSKDLSVLDGQNIHSIMGSEAQVNELMLLLDNALSEVINIESRLDEYDLMVGNIASQMGQMKNQESFIQITNKNHGRLLEELDKLVMQLDLSKGHIKALREADLGKDSGIEACTSAADALQQAMEVELPIGLSKLQAVAEQQKLFDSLRQMFAKRLHDHMSTLFVKQGSEHPGSSLARQSSNLLLPKHFPYHRDLLPFKDLILWLKLADKTKYIQLCTIYTKNLSKLYTQEIKDFMTTAKQRFIQEAALDGDVGAAALKASSSLTLNIPSSEKSPHKSLNKKLSSSIRNLSGSQKSLNKEKKKVFGSTQNLSVKAVGKKLKFGHKKRGLAGSRESLATSDFELSDRHKFSTTFREVLNELEPTCQDEERFLTKFFHLNVESSDTMLPGGSDDEEDDTEVGIHRRRKYQEVQVTKEIRRMMTELFSIVESQLTLLVAFGEELDPLNSLNMLVVIGQRVTQAQQDNDGSFLAKMLGNCLIEVKRNFDNFIKLKISAVEEAHVGKGKKYGILPFVQDFEDFVELAESIFRDSERRSDIDKAYKELTKAVLAAIDRVAADSPKIPPEVVKFENYHHLLNCLSSLKIACLEQNKRDVKSRYSDNLQNFVTAMLGRPLEKLSSFFEGVEQVMASGVRAEEVGFQLKFSKQELRKCIKEYSGKDVKKGLESLYHKIVKYTTEYDNRLLQVVWQHMQEEFVRQYKHFEDLISKCYPDSEIKLEFTIENVLLYFSSIAITQ; this comes from the exons ATGAGTGCCATAAAGCATGCTTTGCAGCGTGACGTTTTTACTCCTATTGGAGAAAGGCTTCTTGGTGTTGTCCATACGGCAAAAGCAagtggaaaaaagaagaaGTCATCATTTCTTTGTGCATCAG tAACAATTGAAAGGCCGGTTGCTGTATATATAAGCAAAATtaagaaacaagaaaaaggcgaatcatataaaaaacaaaaagtgtggcagttaaaagaactaaaagTTGTAAATGGTAAAGAAGAcaag GATAACACTGAGTTCGATCTGCAGtttgaaaagaattttaagTGGTCTGCTACCAGTGTAGCTgagaaacaaacatttttgtcttgtttatgGAAA CTATGTCATCGTTACCTGCCAAGGCCACAAAAGCCTGCATTTGTGAATGTTTCTCAAAGTCTTTTGGAAG TTTCAGTCACTGGCTCTGAGGACTCGAGGGGAAATGTTGCTGCTGTTGGACCAGATGAAGATGCATTGGAAGACTACCAA GCATTAACAGAGCAAGAAGAACTAGATTTGGAAAAAATGATTAGCGAATGTGAATATGCCATCAGTGATGCAGAGGCGTTTGCAACATCCCTTTCCAAGGACTTGTCTGTGTTAGATGGACAAAATATACATTCCATTATGGGGTCAGAAGCTCAG GTGAATGAGCTTATGTTGTTGTTGGATAATGCTCTGAGCGAAGTCATTAATATCGAATCTCGGTTAGATGAATATGATCTTATGGTTGGAAACATTGCCTCTCAAATGGGACAGATGAAAAATCAAGAATCTTTCATAcagataacaaacaaaaatcatgGCAGATTGTTAGAAGAGCTTGATAAGCTTGTG ATGCAATTAGATCTTTCTAAGGGTCACATCAAAGCCTTGCGAGAAGCTGATCTTGGCAAAGATAGCGGGATAGAGGCATGCACTAGTGCTGCTGATGCATTGCAACAAGCAATGGAAGTGGAATTACCAATAG GCTTGTCCAAGCTGCAAGCAGTTGCTGAGCAGCAGAAGTTGTTTGATAGTTTGAGgcaaatgtttgcaaagaGATTGCATGATCATATGTCTACGCTCTTCGTCAAGCAA GGATCAGAACATCCTGGAAGTTCTCTTGCAAGGCAGTCGTCAAATTTACTTTTACCAAAACATTTCCCTTATCATCGTGACTTGCTCCCATTCAAGGACCTTATTCTTTGGCTGAAGCTTGCAGATAAGACAAAATACATCCAGCTTTGTACA ATTTACACGAAAAATCTTAGTAAACTTTATACTCAAGAAATAAAGGATTTTATGACCACTGCAAAACAAAGATTTATTCAAGAAG CTGCATTGGATGGTGACGTTGGGGCAGCCGCGTTGAAAGCAAGCTCATCGCTCACTTTGAATATTCCGAGCAGTGAGAAAAGTCCTCACAAGTctttaaataaaa aATTGAGCTCCAGTATACGCAATTTATCCGGCTCACAAAAgagcctaaataaagaaaagaagaaggtGTTTGGATCAACTCAAAACTTGTCAGTTAAAG CTGTTGGaaagaaactaaaatttgGCCATAAGAAACGTGGGCTTGCTGGCAGCAGAGAGTCACTTGCTACTTCTGATTTTGAATTATCTGATCGACACAAGTTTAGCACT ACATTTCGCGAAGTTTTAAATGAACTTGAGCCGACATGCCAAGACGAAGAACGATTTCTGACAAAATTCTTTCACTTAAACGTGGAGAGTTCTGACACAATGTTACCT GGAGGATCTGAcgatgaagaagatgacaCTGAAGTTGGCATCCACAGAAGAAGAAAATACCAAGA GGTTCAAGTCACAAAAGAAATAAG GCGCATGATGACTGAACTCTTTTCGATTGTTGAATCTCAGCTTACTCTTCTTGTTGCTTTTGGGGAGGAACTTGATCCTCTCAATTCTCTAAACATGCTCGTTGTGATTGGACAGAGAGTCACACAAGCCCAGCAG GACAATGATGGATCATTTCTTGCCAAGATGCTGGGAAATTGCTTGATTGAAGTCAAGCGAAATTTCGATAACTTCATC AAACTAAAGATAAGTGCAGTGGAGGAGGCCCACGTGGGAAAGGGCAAGAAATATGGAATCCTTCCATTTGTTCAAGATTTCGAAGATTTTGTGGAGTTGGCCGAGAGCATATTCCGCGATTCTGAAAGACGGTCAGATATTGACAAAGCCTACAAGGAATTGACCAAGGCTGTATTGGCTGCCA TTGATAGAGTTGCTGCTGACAGCCCTAAAATACCTCCTGAGGTGGTGAAGTTTGAAAATTATCATCACTTGCTCAACTGTCTGTCAAGCTTGAAAATTGCCTGCCTTGAACAAAACAAACGCGATGTGAAGAGTCGTTACTCCGATAATCTGCAAAATTTCGTTACTGCTATGCTAGGAAGGCCTCTGGAAAAACTAAGT AGCTTCTTTGAAGGTGTGGAGCAGGTGATGGCTAGTGGAGTTAGAGCCGAGGAAGTCGGATTTCAGCTTAAGTTTAGCAAGCAGGAGTTGAGGAAATGCATCAAGGAGTACAGTGGAAAAGATGTGAAGAAAGGATTAGAATCGTTATACCACAAGATAGTGAAATACACCACAGAATACGACAACCGACTCTTACAG gtTGTATGGCAACACATGCAGGAGGAATTTGTCAGACAATACAAACACTTTGAAGATCTCATATCAAAGTGTTACCCGGATAGCGAGATAAAACTGGAGTTCACCATCGAGAATGTCTTGCTCTATTTCTCGTCAATCGCTATAACCCAGTAA
- the LOC143468216 gene encoding exocyst complex component 1-like isoform X1, with amino-acid sequence MSAIKHALQRDVFTPIGERLLGVVHTAKASGKKKKSSFLCASVTIERPVAVYISKIKKQEKGESYKKQKVWQLKELKVVNGKEDKDNTEFDLQFEKNFKWSATSVAEKQTFLSCLWKLCHRYLPRPQKPAFVNVSQSLLEVSVTGSEDSRGNVAAVGPDEDALEDYQALTEQEELDLEKMISECEYAISDAEAFATSLSKDLSVLDGQNIHSIMGSEAQVNELMLLLDNALSEVINIESRLDEYDLMVGNIASQMGQMKNQESFIQITNKNHGRLLEELDKLVMQLDLSKGHIKALREADLGKDSGIEACTSAADALQQAMEVELPIGLSKLQAVAEQQKLFDSLRQMFAKRLHDHMSTLFVKQGSEHPGSSLARQSSNLLLPKHFPYHRDLLPFKDLILWLKLADKTKYIQLCTIYTKNLSKLYTQEIKDFMTTAKQRFIQEAALDGDVGAAALKASSSLTLNIPSSEKSPHKSLNKKLSSSIRNLSGSQKSLNKEKKKVFGSTQNLSVKAVGKKLKFGHKKRGLAGSRESLATSDFELSDRHKFSTTFREVLNELEPTCQDEERFLTKFFHLNVESSDTMLPGGSDDEEDDTEVGIHRRRKYQEVQVTKEIRQDDAIWRMMTELFSIVESQLTLLVAFGEELDPLNSLNMLVVIGQRVTQAQQDNDGSFLAKMLGNCLIEVKRNFDNFIKLKISAVEEAHVGKGKKYGILPFVQDFEDFVELAESIFRDSERRSDIDKAYKELTKAVLAAIDRVAADSPKIPPEVVKFENYHHLLNCLSSLKIACLEQNKRDVKSRYSDNLQNFVTAMLGRPLEKLSSFFEGVEQVMASGVRAEEVGFQLKFSKQELRKCIKEYSGKDVKKGLESLYHKIVKYTTEYDNRLLQVVWQHMQEEFVRQYKHFEDLISKCYPDSEIKLEFTIENVLLYFSSIAITQ; translated from the exons ATGAGTGCCATAAAGCATGCTTTGCAGCGTGACGTTTTTACTCCTATTGGAGAAAGGCTTCTTGGTGTTGTCCATACGGCAAAAGCAagtggaaaaaagaagaaGTCATCATTTCTTTGTGCATCAG tAACAATTGAAAGGCCGGTTGCTGTATATATAAGCAAAATtaagaaacaagaaaaaggcgaatcatataaaaaacaaaaagtgtggcagttaaaagaactaaaagTTGTAAATGGTAAAGAAGAcaag GATAACACTGAGTTCGATCTGCAGtttgaaaagaattttaagTGGTCTGCTACCAGTGTAGCTgagaaacaaacatttttgtcttgtttatgGAAA CTATGTCATCGTTACCTGCCAAGGCCACAAAAGCCTGCATTTGTGAATGTTTCTCAAAGTCTTTTGGAAG TTTCAGTCACTGGCTCTGAGGACTCGAGGGGAAATGTTGCTGCTGTTGGACCAGATGAAGATGCATTGGAAGACTACCAA GCATTAACAGAGCAAGAAGAACTAGATTTGGAAAAAATGATTAGCGAATGTGAATATGCCATCAGTGATGCAGAGGCGTTTGCAACATCCCTTTCCAAGGACTTGTCTGTGTTAGATGGACAAAATATACATTCCATTATGGGGTCAGAAGCTCAG GTGAATGAGCTTATGTTGTTGTTGGATAATGCTCTGAGCGAAGTCATTAATATCGAATCTCGGTTAGATGAATATGATCTTATGGTTGGAAACATTGCCTCTCAAATGGGACAGATGAAAAATCAAGAATCTTTCATAcagataacaaacaaaaatcatgGCAGATTGTTAGAAGAGCTTGATAAGCTTGTG ATGCAATTAGATCTTTCTAAGGGTCACATCAAAGCCTTGCGAGAAGCTGATCTTGGCAAAGATAGCGGGATAGAGGCATGCACTAGTGCTGCTGATGCATTGCAACAAGCAATGGAAGTGGAATTACCAATAG GCTTGTCCAAGCTGCAAGCAGTTGCTGAGCAGCAGAAGTTGTTTGATAGTTTGAGgcaaatgtttgcaaagaGATTGCATGATCATATGTCTACGCTCTTCGTCAAGCAA GGATCAGAACATCCTGGAAGTTCTCTTGCAAGGCAGTCGTCAAATTTACTTTTACCAAAACATTTCCCTTATCATCGTGACTTGCTCCCATTCAAGGACCTTATTCTTTGGCTGAAGCTTGCAGATAAGACAAAATACATCCAGCTTTGTACA ATTTACACGAAAAATCTTAGTAAACTTTATACTCAAGAAATAAAGGATTTTATGACCACTGCAAAACAAAGATTTATTCAAGAAG CTGCATTGGATGGTGACGTTGGGGCAGCCGCGTTGAAAGCAAGCTCATCGCTCACTTTGAATATTCCGAGCAGTGAGAAAAGTCCTCACAAGTctttaaataaaa aATTGAGCTCCAGTATACGCAATTTATCCGGCTCACAAAAgagcctaaataaagaaaagaagaaggtGTTTGGATCAACTCAAAACTTGTCAGTTAAAG CTGTTGGaaagaaactaaaatttgGCCATAAGAAACGTGGGCTTGCTGGCAGCAGAGAGTCACTTGCTACTTCTGATTTTGAATTATCTGATCGACACAAGTTTAGCACT ACATTTCGCGAAGTTTTAAATGAACTTGAGCCGACATGCCAAGACGAAGAACGATTTCTGACAAAATTCTTTCACTTAAACGTGGAGAGTTCTGACACAATGTTACCT GGAGGATCTGAcgatgaagaagatgacaCTGAAGTTGGCATCCACAGAAGAAGAAAATACCAAGA GGTTCAAGTCACAAAAGAAATAAG GCAAGATGACGCAATTTG GCGCATGATGACTGAACTCTTTTCGATTGTTGAATCTCAGCTTACTCTTCTTGTTGCTTTTGGGGAGGAACTTGATCCTCTCAATTCTCTAAACATGCTCGTTGTGATTGGACAGAGAGTCACACAAGCCCAGCAG GACAATGATGGATCATTTCTTGCCAAGATGCTGGGAAATTGCTTGATTGAAGTCAAGCGAAATTTCGATAACTTCATC AAACTAAAGATAAGTGCAGTGGAGGAGGCCCACGTGGGAAAGGGCAAGAAATATGGAATCCTTCCATTTGTTCAAGATTTCGAAGATTTTGTGGAGTTGGCCGAGAGCATATTCCGCGATTCTGAAAGACGGTCAGATATTGACAAAGCCTACAAGGAATTGACCAAGGCTGTATTGGCTGCCA TTGATAGAGTTGCTGCTGACAGCCCTAAAATACCTCCTGAGGTGGTGAAGTTTGAAAATTATCATCACTTGCTCAACTGTCTGTCAAGCTTGAAAATTGCCTGCCTTGAACAAAACAAACGCGATGTGAAGAGTCGTTACTCCGATAATCTGCAAAATTTCGTTACTGCTATGCTAGGAAGGCCTCTGGAAAAACTAAGT AGCTTCTTTGAAGGTGTGGAGCAGGTGATGGCTAGTGGAGTTAGAGCCGAGGAAGTCGGATTTCAGCTTAAGTTTAGCAAGCAGGAGTTGAGGAAATGCATCAAGGAGTACAGTGGAAAAGATGTGAAGAAAGGATTAGAATCGTTATACCACAAGATAGTGAAATACACCACAGAATACGACAACCGACTCTTACAG gtTGTATGGCAACACATGCAGGAGGAATTTGTCAGACAATACAAACACTTTGAAGATCTCATATCAAAGTGTTACCCGGATAGCGAGATAAAACTGGAGTTCACCATCGAGAATGTCTTGCTCTATTTCTCGTCAATCGCTATAACCCAGTAA
- the LOC143468850 gene encoding uncharacterized protein LOC143468850 isoform X2 — MKAVIYFSIFVLGVFASDDVPTTILEIDDVSKDSMSQSQQPSSTSTTTTTTTTSSTTTATTTQSMDTLCINNFGECFDKESTESCAQTSSSLSGLCGNDKMCCVPSQSDKNSWLEEDKNCEVIYGTCTLDTSTCSGNWDEAACGGSGHRRCCSPDEAQQESWTSEDESCLQGLGTCQHSSDACEGTYQEGTCGGPSARQCCLPSANTQNEWETHDTECTKNWGVCQSDHKECTGGEYEQGLCGGPDARECCVPSSDTIEQWKGEEEACTTSFGLCQQANEACNGTQDSDLCKGPSNRVCCLPTDQVKDHWAKQDSSCTKSGGKCQYETLECNGSTKDGSCGGPQERKCCVQKQEDHSHDNKGSKNHNSIFQRPLSKRSLIIIMVGVVAITLLVIVGVIVTKRSGCCGSYKRVKSDSWYERNGTEETVNLTACDEKINYA, encoded by the exons ATGAAAGCAGTTAtatatttttccatttttgtgTTGGGGGTTTTTGCCAGCGATGATGTGCCGACCACTATACTAGAAATTGATGATGTTTCTAAAG ATAGCATGTCACAGTCACAGCAACCGTCTTCCACatccaccaccaccaccaccaccacaaCTTCTTCCACGACGACAGCAACGACCACACAATCAATGGACACGTTATGTATTAACAACTTTGGAGAGTGCTTCGACAAAGAAAGCACCGAATCCTGCGCTCAAACCAGCTCCAGTCTGTCTGGTCTATGTGGAAATGATAAGATGTGTTGTGTACCAA GTCAAAGTGATAAGAATTCCTGGCTAGAGGAAGACAAAAATTGTGAGGTAATTTATGGCACATGCACACTTGATACATCGACATGCAGCGGAAATTGGGACGAAGCGGCCTGTGGTGGTTCAGGCCATAGAAGGTGTTGTTCCCCTG ACGAAGCCCAGCAGGAAAGTTGGACTAGCGAGGATGAGTCGTGCTTGCAAGGCTTGGGCACTTGTCAGCATTCGAGTGATGCATGCGAAGGTACTTATCAAGAAGGAACTTGCGGCGGTCCTAGCGCAAGACAATGCTGCTTGCCTA GCGCCAATACTCAAAACGAGTGGGAGACACACGACACCGAATGCACCAAGAATTGGGGCGTTTGTCAATCTGACCATAAAGAATGTACAGGCGGTGAATATGAACAAGGTCTATGTGGTGGGCCAGATGCTAGAGAATGCTGTGTTCCCA GTTCTGACACAATAGAACAGTGGAAAGGAGAAGAGGAAGCTTGTACCACGTCATTTGGTCTTTGTCAACAGGCGAATGAAGCATGTAATGGAACGCAGGACTCAGACTTGTGCAAGGGTCCTTCTAATAGAGTGTGTTGTTTGCCAA CTGACCAAGTAAAAGATCATTGGGCCAAGCAAGACTCGAGCTGTACCAAATCAGGAGGCAAGTGTCAATACGAGACACTGGAATGTAATGGAAGTACTAAAGACGGAAGTTGTGGAGGGCCACAGGAAAGGAAATGCTGTGTCCAGAAACAAGAAG ATCACTCGCATGATAACAAAGGATCTAAAAACCACAACTCGATTTTTCAACGCCCTCTTTCGAAGAGATCTTTGATTATAATTATGGTTGGAGTAGTGGCTATCACGCTTTTAGTAATCGTAGGAGTTATCGTCACAAAAAGG AGCGGCTGCTGCGGATCTTACAAACGTGTTAAAAGCGATAGCTGGTACGAAAGAAACG GTACTGAAGAAACGGTCAATCTCACAGCATGCGACGAGAAAATCAACTACGCCTGA
- the LOC143468850 gene encoding uncharacterized protein LOC143468850 isoform X1, whose translation MKAVIYFSIFVLGVFASDDVPTTILEIDDVSKDFSDLLIDSMSQSQQPSSTSTTTTTTTTSSTTTATTTQSMDTLCINNFGECFDKESTESCAQTSSSLSGLCGNDKMCCVPSQSDKNSWLEEDKNCEVIYGTCTLDTSTCSGNWDEAACGGSGHRRCCSPDEAQQESWTSEDESCLQGLGTCQHSSDACEGTYQEGTCGGPSARQCCLPSANTQNEWETHDTECTKNWGVCQSDHKECTGGEYEQGLCGGPDARECCVPSSDTIEQWKGEEEACTTSFGLCQQANEACNGTQDSDLCKGPSNRVCCLPTDQVKDHWAKQDSSCTKSGGKCQYETLECNGSTKDGSCGGPQERKCCVQKQEDHSHDNKGSKNHNSIFQRPLSKRSLIIIMVGVVAITLLVIVGVIVTKRSGCCGSYKRVKSDSWYERNGTEETVNLTACDEKINYA comes from the exons ATGAAAGCAGTTAtatatttttccatttttgtgTTGGGGGTTTTTGCCAGCGATGATGTGCCGACCACTATACTAGAAATTGATGATGTTTCTAAAG ATTTTTCCGATTTGTTAATAGATAGCATGTCACAGTCACAGCAACCGTCTTCCACatccaccaccaccaccaccaccacaaCTTCTTCCACGACGACAGCAACGACCACACAATCAATGGACACGTTATGTATTAACAACTTTGGAGAGTGCTTCGACAAAGAAAGCACCGAATCCTGCGCTCAAACCAGCTCCAGTCTGTCTGGTCTATGTGGAAATGATAAGATGTGTTGTGTACCAA GTCAAAGTGATAAGAATTCCTGGCTAGAGGAAGACAAAAATTGTGAGGTAATTTATGGCACATGCACACTTGATACATCGACATGCAGCGGAAATTGGGACGAAGCGGCCTGTGGTGGTTCAGGCCATAGAAGGTGTTGTTCCCCTG ACGAAGCCCAGCAGGAAAGTTGGACTAGCGAGGATGAGTCGTGCTTGCAAGGCTTGGGCACTTGTCAGCATTCGAGTGATGCATGCGAAGGTACTTATCAAGAAGGAACTTGCGGCGGTCCTAGCGCAAGACAATGCTGCTTGCCTA GCGCCAATACTCAAAACGAGTGGGAGACACACGACACCGAATGCACCAAGAATTGGGGCGTTTGTCAATCTGACCATAAAGAATGTACAGGCGGTGAATATGAACAAGGTCTATGTGGTGGGCCAGATGCTAGAGAATGCTGTGTTCCCA GTTCTGACACAATAGAACAGTGGAAAGGAGAAGAGGAAGCTTGTACCACGTCATTTGGTCTTTGTCAACAGGCGAATGAAGCATGTAATGGAACGCAGGACTCAGACTTGTGCAAGGGTCCTTCTAATAGAGTGTGTTGTTTGCCAA CTGACCAAGTAAAAGATCATTGGGCCAAGCAAGACTCGAGCTGTACCAAATCAGGAGGCAAGTGTCAATACGAGACACTGGAATGTAATGGAAGTACTAAAGACGGAAGTTGTGGAGGGCCACAGGAAAGGAAATGCTGTGTCCAGAAACAAGAAG ATCACTCGCATGATAACAAAGGATCTAAAAACCACAACTCGATTTTTCAACGCCCTCTTTCGAAGAGATCTTTGATTATAATTATGGTTGGAGTAGTGGCTATCACGCTTTTAGTAATCGTAGGAGTTATCGTCACAAAAAGG AGCGGCTGCTGCGGATCTTACAAACGTGTTAAAAGCGATAGCTGGTACGAAAGAAACG GTACTGAAGAAACGGTCAATCTCACAGCATGCGACGAGAAAATCAACTACGCCTGA
- the LOC143468216 gene encoding exocyst complex component 1-like isoform X3 — MSAIKHALQRDVFTPIGERLLGVVHTAKASGKKKKSSFLCASVTIERPVAVYISKIKKQEKGESYKKQKVWQLKELKVVNGKEDKDNTEFDLQFEKNFKWSATSVAEKQTFLSCLWKLCHRYLPRPQKPAFVNVSQSLLEVSVTGSEDSRGNVAAVGPDEDALEDYQALTEQEELDLEKMISECEYAISDAEAFATSLSKDLSVLDGQNIHSIMGSEAQVNELMLLLDNALSEVINIESRLDEYDLMVGNIASQMGQMKNQESFIQITNKNHGRLLEELDKLVMQLDLSKGHIKALREADLGKDSGIEACTSAADALQQAMEVELPIGLSKLQAVAEQQKLFDSLRQMFAKRLHDHMSTLFVKQGSEHPGSSLARQSSNLLLPKHFPYHRDLLPFKDLILWLKLADKTKYIQLCTIYTKNLSKLYTQEIKDFMTTAKQRFIQEELSSSIRNLSGSQKSLNKEKKKVFGSTQNLSVKAVGKKLKFGHKKRGLAGSRESLATSDFELSDRHKFSTTFREVLNELEPTCQDEERFLTKFFHLNVESSDTMLPGGSDDEEDDTEVGIHRRRKYQEVQVTKEIRQDDAIWRMMTELFSIVESQLTLLVAFGEELDPLNSLNMLVVIGQRVTQAQQDNDGSFLAKMLGNCLIEVKRNFDNFIKLKISAVEEAHVGKGKKYGILPFVQDFEDFVELAESIFRDSERRSDIDKAYKELTKAVLAAIDRVAADSPKIPPEVVKFENYHHLLNCLSSLKIACLEQNKRDVKSRYSDNLQNFVTAMLGRPLEKLSSFFEGVEQVMASGVRAEEVGFQLKFSKQELRKCIKEYSGKDVKKGLESLYHKIVKYTTEYDNRLLQVVWQHMQEEFVRQYKHFEDLISKCYPDSEIKLEFTIENVLLYFSSIAITQ; from the exons ATGAGTGCCATAAAGCATGCTTTGCAGCGTGACGTTTTTACTCCTATTGGAGAAAGGCTTCTTGGTGTTGTCCATACGGCAAAAGCAagtggaaaaaagaagaaGTCATCATTTCTTTGTGCATCAG tAACAATTGAAAGGCCGGTTGCTGTATATATAAGCAAAATtaagaaacaagaaaaaggcgaatcatataaaaaacaaaaagtgtggcagttaaaagaactaaaagTTGTAAATGGTAAAGAAGAcaag GATAACACTGAGTTCGATCTGCAGtttgaaaagaattttaagTGGTCTGCTACCAGTGTAGCTgagaaacaaacatttttgtcttgtttatgGAAA CTATGTCATCGTTACCTGCCAAGGCCACAAAAGCCTGCATTTGTGAATGTTTCTCAAAGTCTTTTGGAAG TTTCAGTCACTGGCTCTGAGGACTCGAGGGGAAATGTTGCTGCTGTTGGACCAGATGAAGATGCATTGGAAGACTACCAA GCATTAACAGAGCAAGAAGAACTAGATTTGGAAAAAATGATTAGCGAATGTGAATATGCCATCAGTGATGCAGAGGCGTTTGCAACATCCCTTTCCAAGGACTTGTCTGTGTTAGATGGACAAAATATACATTCCATTATGGGGTCAGAAGCTCAG GTGAATGAGCTTATGTTGTTGTTGGATAATGCTCTGAGCGAAGTCATTAATATCGAATCTCGGTTAGATGAATATGATCTTATGGTTGGAAACATTGCCTCTCAAATGGGACAGATGAAAAATCAAGAATCTTTCATAcagataacaaacaaaaatcatgGCAGATTGTTAGAAGAGCTTGATAAGCTTGTG ATGCAATTAGATCTTTCTAAGGGTCACATCAAAGCCTTGCGAGAAGCTGATCTTGGCAAAGATAGCGGGATAGAGGCATGCACTAGTGCTGCTGATGCATTGCAACAAGCAATGGAAGTGGAATTACCAATAG GCTTGTCCAAGCTGCAAGCAGTTGCTGAGCAGCAGAAGTTGTTTGATAGTTTGAGgcaaatgtttgcaaagaGATTGCATGATCATATGTCTACGCTCTTCGTCAAGCAA GGATCAGAACATCCTGGAAGTTCTCTTGCAAGGCAGTCGTCAAATTTACTTTTACCAAAACATTTCCCTTATCATCGTGACTTGCTCCCATTCAAGGACCTTATTCTTTGGCTGAAGCTTGCAGATAAGACAAAATACATCCAGCTTTGTACA ATTTACACGAAAAATCTTAGTAAACTTTATACTCAAGAAATAAAGGATTTTATGACCACTGCAAAACAAAGATTTATTCAAGAAG aATTGAGCTCCAGTATACGCAATTTATCCGGCTCACAAAAgagcctaaataaagaaaagaagaaggtGTTTGGATCAACTCAAAACTTGTCAGTTAAAG CTGTTGGaaagaaactaaaatttgGCCATAAGAAACGTGGGCTTGCTGGCAGCAGAGAGTCACTTGCTACTTCTGATTTTGAATTATCTGATCGACACAAGTTTAGCACT ACATTTCGCGAAGTTTTAAATGAACTTGAGCCGACATGCCAAGACGAAGAACGATTTCTGACAAAATTCTTTCACTTAAACGTGGAGAGTTCTGACACAATGTTACCT GGAGGATCTGAcgatgaagaagatgacaCTGAAGTTGGCATCCACAGAAGAAGAAAATACCAAGA GGTTCAAGTCACAAAAGAAATAAG GCAAGATGACGCAATTTG GCGCATGATGACTGAACTCTTTTCGATTGTTGAATCTCAGCTTACTCTTCTTGTTGCTTTTGGGGAGGAACTTGATCCTCTCAATTCTCTAAACATGCTCGTTGTGATTGGACAGAGAGTCACACAAGCCCAGCAG GACAATGATGGATCATTTCTTGCCAAGATGCTGGGAAATTGCTTGATTGAAGTCAAGCGAAATTTCGATAACTTCATC AAACTAAAGATAAGTGCAGTGGAGGAGGCCCACGTGGGAAAGGGCAAGAAATATGGAATCCTTCCATTTGTTCAAGATTTCGAAGATTTTGTGGAGTTGGCCGAGAGCATATTCCGCGATTCTGAAAGACGGTCAGATATTGACAAAGCCTACAAGGAATTGACCAAGGCTGTATTGGCTGCCA TTGATAGAGTTGCTGCTGACAGCCCTAAAATACCTCCTGAGGTGGTGAAGTTTGAAAATTATCATCACTTGCTCAACTGTCTGTCAAGCTTGAAAATTGCCTGCCTTGAACAAAACAAACGCGATGTGAAGAGTCGTTACTCCGATAATCTGCAAAATTTCGTTACTGCTATGCTAGGAAGGCCTCTGGAAAAACTAAGT AGCTTCTTTGAAGGTGTGGAGCAGGTGATGGCTAGTGGAGTTAGAGCCGAGGAAGTCGGATTTCAGCTTAAGTTTAGCAAGCAGGAGTTGAGGAAATGCATCAAGGAGTACAGTGGAAAAGATGTGAAGAAAGGATTAGAATCGTTATACCACAAGATAGTGAAATACACCACAGAATACGACAACCGACTCTTACAG gtTGTATGGCAACACATGCAGGAGGAATTTGTCAGACAATACAAACACTTTGAAGATCTCATATCAAAGTGTTACCCGGATAGCGAGATAAAACTGGAGTTCACCATCGAGAATGTCTTGCTCTATTTCTCGTCAATCGCTATAACCCAGTAA